A region from the uncultured Draconibacterium sp. genome encodes:
- a CDS encoding sulfatase has product MRSIKNNVLRVFFFAILLIVFTSVQAAKSKNKPNILWITIEDTSPQFIGCYGNTDARTPVIDKLAEEGVRFTNAFSTGTVCSPSRTAIITGVKTYHTGTGNHRSKYPVPDFMKGYPYYLQKQGYYTTNNAKTDYNVKNEQEYIKEAWNESSNNAGWWNRKKGQPFFAVFNYADCHQSRTMSMSYDYYLKNVWEKLKPADRIGESEFEMPPIYRDSKAMRKQFARVYNSIKLTDNRIGELLERLDKDGLTDSTIIFFYADHGEGMPRGKTNGINYGYRVPFVIWFPEMYKHLSPWGTGGVVSDELIDFSDLAPTLLSLVGEKIPDYMDGRPYLGNKRKKAVDHLVLSSDRSDNGIDMIRTVTDGRFVYSRNFMPFIPELRYIRYMEIGAIKQQMRTDLAEGKLNDLQSSLFAPRQAEVLYDIDNDLWETKNLVNDEAYAGQLEKMRSILKNEMLKTKDVMLLPEYEIALLSEHTTAFEFRQNTKDFPVNEIYNAAALCGFRGEEWAAKQVALLNHKNKIVRYWAALGLRSQPKEVLDSFKTNIMASMADNYPPVALTASAICWEEFAATEAKDKLQEFCLSNNMQLALMAVNNLLYVKDKAPFVETIQEVRKLENRDYNVKASCMDFLGSLGLVPNNPDYRE; this is encoded by the coding sequence ATGAGAAGTATTAAGAATAATGTACTGCGAGTATTTTTCTTTGCAATTTTACTGATAGTTTTCACTAGCGTGCAAGCTGCAAAAAGTAAAAATAAACCCAATATTTTGTGGATAACCATTGAAGATACATCGCCACAGTTTATTGGCTGCTATGGAAACACCGATGCCCGAACACCTGTAATTGATAAACTGGCCGAAGAGGGCGTACGTTTCACCAATGCTTTTTCAACAGGTACGGTATGTTCGCCAAGCAGAACCGCTATTATTACCGGAGTAAAAACCTACCATACAGGAACCGGAAATCACCGCAGTAAGTATCCCGTTCCGGACTTTATGAAAGGCTATCCGTATTACCTGCAAAAACAAGGATACTATACAACAAATAATGCTAAAACCGATTACAACGTAAAAAACGAACAGGAGTATATTAAAGAGGCATGGAATGAAAGCTCGAACAATGCCGGCTGGTGGAATCGTAAAAAGGGGCAACCCTTCTTTGCTGTATTTAATTATGCCGATTGTCATCAGTCGCGCACCATGTCAATGTCGTATGACTACTACCTTAAAAATGTATGGGAGAAATTAAAACCTGCCGACAGGATAGGAGAGAGCGAATTTGAAATGCCACCCATTTACCGCGACAGTAAAGCAATGCGTAAACAATTTGCACGCGTTTATAATTCGATAAAACTAACAGATAACCGGATTGGTGAATTGTTGGAACGACTTGATAAGGATGGTCTTACCGATAGTACCATTATCTTTTTTTATGCCGACCATGGAGAAGGGATGCCCCGCGGAAAAACCAACGGCATAAACTATGGTTACCGGGTGCCTTTTGTAATCTGGTTTCCCGAAATGTATAAACATTTATCGCCATGGGGTACCGGCGGTGTGGTGTCTGATGAGCTGATTGACTTTTCGGATTTGGCGCCAACACTGCTTAGCCTTGTGGGCGAAAAAATACCGGATTACATGGACGGAAGACCCTACCTTGGAAATAAAAGAAAAAAGGCTGTTGATCACCTCGTTCTTTCTTCAGATCGCTCCGACAATGGTATTGATATGATTAGAACGGTAACCGATGGTCGTTTTGTTTATTCGCGAAATTTTATGCCTTTTATTCCCGAATTACGCTACATCCGTTACATGGAGATTGGTGCCATAAAACAACAAATGCGAACCGATTTGGCCGAAGGAAAGCTTAATGATTTGCAAAGTAGCTTATTCGCCCCCCGCCAGGCAGAAGTGCTTTACGATATTGATAATGATTTATGGGAAACCAAAAATCTGGTAAATGATGAAGCCTATGCCGGGCAGTTGGAGAAAATGCGCTCCATCCTTAAAAATGAAATGCTGAAAACCAAAGATGTCATGCTGCTTCCGGAGTACGAAATTGCCCTGCTATCGGAACACACCACTGCTTTTGAATTTAGGCAAAACACAAAAGATTTTCCGGTAAACGAAATTTACAATGCGGCCGCCCTTTGTGGATTCCGCGGAGAAGAATGGGCCGCCAAGCAAGTGGCCTTGCTTAATCACAAAAATAAAATAGTACGTTACTGGGCAGCTTTGGGGCTGCGCAGTCAACCAAAAGAAGTGCTGGATTCATTCAAAACCAATATTATGGCCAGCATGGCTGATAATTATCCGCCGGTGGCGCTTACCGCTTCGGCCATTTGTTGGGAAGAATTTGCAGCTACCGAGGCTAAAGATAAGTTGCAGGAATTTTGCCTTTCCAACAACATGCAACTGGCATTAATGGCGGTAAACAATTTGCTGTATGTAAAAGACAAAGCGCCATTTGTTGAAACCATTCAGGAAGTTCGTAAGCTCGAAAACCGCGATTATAATGTAAAAGCATCGTGTATGGACTTTTTGGGCAGCCTGGGGCTTGTTCCTAATAATCCCGATTACCGGGAATAA
- a CDS encoding TonB-dependent receptor: MKKKVKGLWSSKVILAFIALFLSTSVFAQQIPITGKVTQDGGETLPGVTVVVKGTSQGTVTDIDGVYKLNAGSDATLVFTFVGFTSQEVAVNGQQNIDVTLATDVIGLEEVVAIGYGTVKKRDITGSVASIGADKLTAAPIVSIDKGMQGKLAGVTVQQQSGAPGQKMKLRVRGGGSINYNNEPLYVIDGFIGADITTVNPQDVASIDILKDASATAIYGSRGANGVVLITTKSPAKGKMQVTFDANVGVTSTVQPYETLTPGELARLRNEYDVERGSQNLSFTDAEIAEFDNGKGTDWLNDVTRTGVVQNYSLNITGGNEKLGYLFSAGYVDEQGVILESYRKLYSVRSNIDAKIFDWLDMKFNTYATHSSNMHNGQTYRAISDAFGYPILWDSKDENGEYIDPNTQPSYGIYGAASTNPIQRIETTANGENLNEKITSTIDFSAKLTPHLTLLVSGSGMYRSGFSGNRQEYEPVENTRDAMTASQGYSRGHSLMTTDMLTYKNSFGDHTLTASAAYEYSYSRSQSSSITIGDLSTLGNEWYLLSNGEVSRAVSTFSETKMQSYMGRVNYDYKGKYLLTATMRADGASVFSEDNRWGYFPSAAFAWRLMEEDFIKDTEWIYDLKLRAGWGQTGNRAIGAYATQPTLDFTTSKFLYYPFNGTTVSQGIISGALTDPNIQWETTVQSNIGVDFSILGGKLSMVADWYSKTSKDVILQKSIPRYTGKQSLTGNFAEIKNTGFEFSADYHIVNKDDFQWNAFANISVNRNEVMDLGGDEQIFIAGEDAFSIWGIDNKFVVREGESLGSFWGLQNEGLWQTGEEDQAAVYNSKPGEPKYTDLPDADGNTGKIDATDRMIIGNALPDFTYGIGTDLYYKSFDLTIQGHGSHGNDVFNYNRQRMDDSEVRFLNPDYLNRWSPTNTGSTQQKLPTGTEYYKTHVTSQYIEDASFFKISNITLGYTLPDQIAKSLSLAKFRIYASVNNVLTITNYSGLDPEMSATTQGSDAVSGIDAYSYPLARTWTFGLKVNF, translated from the coding sequence ATGAAGAAAAAAGTCAAAGGACTATGGAGTTCAAAGGTAATTCTTGCCTTTATTGCTCTGTTTTTGAGCACTTCTGTTTTTGCTCAACAAATTCCGATTACCGGTAAAGTAACCCAGGATGGTGGCGAAACACTGCCCGGTGTTACTGTGGTTGTAAAAGGAACATCGCAAGGAACTGTTACTGATATTGATGGTGTTTATAAATTAAATGCCGGTTCAGATGCTACCCTTGTATTTACATTTGTTGGTTTTACCTCGCAAGAAGTTGCAGTAAATGGCCAACAAAACATTGATGTAACACTGGCAACCGATGTTATTGGTTTGGAAGAGGTGGTGGCAATTGGCTATGGTACCGTAAAAAAACGCGACATAACCGGTTCGGTTGCTTCAATCGGAGCTGATAAATTAACAGCTGCTCCTATTGTTTCTATTGATAAGGGGATGCAGGGAAAACTTGCCGGTGTTACCGTTCAGCAACAATCGGGTGCACCGGGGCAGAAAATGAAACTGCGTGTGCGTGGCGGCGGTTCTATTAATTACAACAACGAACCTCTTTACGTTATCGATGGTTTTATTGGTGCCGATATTACCACAGTAAATCCTCAGGACGTTGCCAGTATCGATATTCTTAAAGATGCTTCGGCTACTGCAATTTATGGATCGCGTGGTGCCAACGGTGTTGTGCTTATTACCACCAAATCACCGGCAAAAGGAAAAATGCAGGTTACATTTGATGCAAATGTTGGGGTAACCAGTACCGTGCAACCCTACGAAACGCTAACTCCTGGCGAATTAGCCCGCCTGCGTAACGAATACGATGTGGAGAGAGGCAGCCAAAACCTGTCGTTTACCGATGCAGAAATTGCTGAATTTGATAACGGCAAAGGTACCGATTGGTTGAATGACGTTACCCGAACTGGCGTGGTTCAGAATTATTCGTTAAATATAACTGGTGGAAACGAAAAACTTGGTTACTTATTCTCGGCCGGATATGTTGATGAGCAAGGTGTAATTTTGGAGTCATACCGGAAATTATATTCGGTACGTTCTAATATCGATGCCAAAATATTTGACTGGTTAGACATGAAGTTTAACACCTATGCCACGCACTCGAGCAACATGCACAACGGGCAAACCTACCGTGCAATCAGCGATGCTTTCGGTTATCCTATTTTATGGGACAGCAAAGACGAGAACGGCGAGTATATCGATCCGAATACCCAGCCAAGTTATGGAATTTACGGAGCAGCATCAACCAACCCAATTCAGCGAATTGAGACAACGGCAAATGGCGAAAATCTGAACGAGAAGATTACTTCTACCATTGACTTTTCGGCTAAATTAACACCGCATTTAACCCTTCTTGTTTCGGGGTCAGGTATGTACCGCTCAGGTTTCTCAGGAAACCGTCAGGAGTACGAACCGGTGGAAAACACCAGAGATGCTATGACAGCCAGCCAGGGTTACAGCCGTGGACATTCGTTAATGACTACCGACATGCTAACCTACAAAAACTCATTTGGCGACCATACCTTAACAGCTTCTGCAGCATACGAATACAGCTACTCGCGTTCGCAAAGCAGTTCAATAACCATTGGTGATTTGTCAACATTAGGCAACGAATGGTATCTATTATCAAACGGGGAGGTAAGCAGAGCCGTTTCAACTTTTAGCGAAACCAAAATGCAATCGTACATGGGGCGTGTTAACTACGATTATAAAGGAAAATATTTGTTAACAGCTACCATGCGTGCTGATGGTGCTTCGGTATTTAGCGAAGATAACCGCTGGGGATATTTCCCGTCGGCAGCATTTGCCTGGAGACTAATGGAAGAGGATTTTATAAAAGATACCGAATGGATTTACGACCTGAAACTAAGAGCCGGATGGGGGCAAACCGGTAACCGGGCAATTGGTGCCTATGCTACACAGCCAACGCTCGATTTTACAACAAGCAAGTTCTTGTATTATCCATTTAACGGAACTACTGTATCGCAGGGAATTATCTCGGGTGCACTTACCGATCCAAATATTCAGTGGGAAACAACCGTGCAAAGTAATATTGGCGTTGATTTCAGTATTCTTGGTGGAAAATTATCGATGGTTGCCGATTGGTACTCGAAAACTTCAAAAGATGTTATTTTGCAGAAATCTATACCTCGTTATACCGGAAAACAGTCGTTAACCGGAAACTTTGCAGAAATTAAAAACACTGGTTTCGAATTTAGTGCTGATTATCATATCGTCAACAAAGACGATTTCCAGTGGAATGCTTTTGCCAATATATCGGTTAACCGCAACGAAGTAATGGATCTGGGCGGCGACGAGCAGATTTTTATTGCCGGCGAAGATGCTTTCAGCATTTGGGGTATCGATAATAAATTTGTTGTTCGCGAAGGAGAATCCTTAGGTTCATTCTGGGGACTTCAAAACGAAGGTTTGTGGCAAACGGGCGAGGAAGATCAGGCGGCCGTTTATAACAGCAAACCTGGTGAGCCTAAATATACCGATTTACCCGACGCTGACGGAAACACCGGAAAAATTGATGCAACAGACCGTATGATAATAGGTAATGCCTTACCCGATTTTACCTACGGTATTGGTACCGATTTATATTATAAAAGTTTCGATCTTACTATTCAGGGGCATGGATCACATGGTAACGATGTTTTCAATTATAATCGCCAGCGTATGGACGACTCGGAAGTTCGTTTCCTGAATCCGGATTACCTAAACAGATGGTCGCCAACAAATACCGGATCAACCCAACAAAAGCTGCCTACCGGTACCGAGTACTACAAAACCCACGTTACAAGTCAGTACATCGAGGATGCATCTTTCTTTAAAATCAGCAATATTACACTGGGTTATACTTTGCCCGACCAGATTGCAAAATCGTTGAGTTTGGCAAAATTCAGAATTTATGCGAGTGTAAATAACGTATTAACAATTACCAATTATTCGGGTCTCGACCCTGAAATGTCGGCAACAACGCAAGGTAGCGATGCCGTTTCGGGTATTGATGCCTACAGTTATCCATTGGCAAGAACCTGGACATTTGGTTTAAAAGTTAACTTTTAA
- a CDS encoding RagB/SusD family nutrient uptake outer membrane protein, with translation MKTYKLFNKIVLAVGILFMMSLPACDLDEGSMGAVSATAFYNDIAALDAGITGIYGTWHRVAWGVDVLAAYTGADDLATRNESNKWVFLEGDQLNLSGGNLRTINIWNGYYQVIYECNNFLENANPDGASEEEIAPYHADARFIRGLLYFELANIFGDVPLVLSTTPDYEIGLTPFKEVMEQAISDFKYVEQWANNTARDTPAGVAGQEINGRASKTAARAYLAKAYMLLSGWPTYENHWDKVESYTRQIIDMGAYSLLDDYAQNWGNKVPDDWKGTPFTNANARENVSWKGNKESIFAHHNKVDVWPVTTQSRSYGRFWRDWMDMFVENHFHAEFPEGYRKNYSFAWDQKWRYAGWTAWPYAEGQSYPDHPSMLKFQFGTINASDFKKWSGLAGSDPAPETFLGFEHVMNSSNDMPLMRYAEVLLMYAEACARQNKPGANPSAVEALNYVRRRAYGGGYEKMGDIQANLPVEFWKNPEPAVDYPQAGESDLIQAIIDERAWEFVAEFGGNRWLDLIRTESLAEALSSRDGSEASLIGDPNDQNRWRAPVPSTESQYNPNIK, from the coding sequence ATGAAGACATATAAATTATTTAATAAGATAGTTTTGGCGGTTGGCATTCTTTTTATGATGTCACTACCGGCCTGTGATCTTGATGAGGGATCGATGGGGGCTGTATCGGCTACAGCGTTTTATAACGATATTGCTGCACTTGATGCTGGTATTACCGGTATTTACGGAACCTGGCACCGTGTGGCCTGGGGGGTAGATGTTTTGGCTGCCTACACCGGAGCCGACGACCTGGCAACGCGTAACGAAAGTAATAAATGGGTTTTTCTTGAAGGCGACCAGCTTAATCTTTCAGGAGGAAACCTGCGTACGATAAATATTTGGAACGGATACTACCAGGTGATTTATGAATGTAACAACTTCCTGGAAAATGCAAACCCAGATGGGGCTAGCGAAGAAGAAATTGCACCTTATCATGCCGATGCCCGCTTTATCAGGGGCTTGTTGTATTTCGAACTGGCAAATATTTTTGGCGATGTACCTTTGGTATTGTCAACAACTCCTGATTACGAAATTGGTTTAACGCCATTTAAAGAAGTAATGGAACAAGCTATCAGCGACTTTAAATATGTTGAACAATGGGCAAATAATACGGCCCGCGATACGCCGGCAGGTGTTGCAGGACAAGAAATTAATGGGCGTGCATCAAAAACAGCTGCAAGAGCCTATCTGGCAAAAGCTTATATGTTGTTGTCCGGATGGCCAACCTACGAAAACCACTGGGATAAGGTAGAAAGTTATACCCGCCAGATTATTGATATGGGGGCTTACTCTTTACTTGATGATTATGCACAAAACTGGGGAAATAAGGTGCCCGATGATTGGAAAGGAACACCTTTTACCAATGCTAATGCTCGCGAAAACGTTTCGTGGAAAGGAAATAAAGAATCAATTTTTGCCCACCACAATAAAGTTGATGTGTGGCCTGTTACCACACAATCAAGAAGCTATGGCCGTTTCTGGAGAGACTGGATGGATATGTTTGTTGAAAATCATTTTCACGCAGAATTTCCTGAAGGATACCGAAAAAACTACTCGTTTGCATGGGATCAAAAATGGCGTTACGCTGGTTGGACTGCATGGCCCTATGCTGAAGGCCAGTCGTATCCGGATCACCCGTCAATGCTGAAATTCCAGTTCGGAACGATAAATGCCTCAGACTTTAAAAAATGGTCGGGACTTGCTGGCAGTGATCCTGCACCCGAAACATTTTTAGGCTTTGAACACGTAATGAACTCATCAAACGATATGCCGCTGATGCGTTATGCCGAAGTATTGCTGATGTATGCCGAAGCTTGTGCACGTCAGAACAAACCAGGTGCAAACCCAAGTGCTGTGGAGGCTTTAAATTATGTGCGCCGCAGAGCATACGGTGGAGGATATGAAAAAATGGGCGATATTCAGGCCAACCTTCCGGTAGAATTCTGGAAAAACCCGGAACCGGCAGTAGACTATCCGCAAGCTGGAGAATCAGACTTAATTCAGGCAATTATTGACGAACGCGCCTGGGAATTTGTTGCCGAATTTGGCGGAAACCGCTGGCTTGACCTGATTCGTACCGAAAGCCTTGCTGAAGCATTGAGTTCGCGTGACGGAAGTGAGGCATCGTTAATTGGAGATCCAAATGACCAGAACCGCTGGAGAGCTCCGGTTCCATCTACTGAATCACAGTATAATCCGAATATAAAATAG
- a CDS encoding glycoside hydrolase family protein: MKFILITFLLLSFTIVSAQQKSMPEDSWLTKCLTDSGKIILESKDSIIWGCAPIYDDEGKVHVYYSTWAKNEHWLTHSKIAHAVADHPEGPYKKLGVVLDGREDNWDKHTIHNPHIQRVDGLYVMLYIGNDTTQQENWRDRAKAANTQRVGMAIAKSPYGPWKRFDTPIIDVSPDSMAWDGYCTVNPSFMKHPNGEYWIYYRCWDRRNDDRRKTGVAMAKNIEGPYQKYKGNPIIDFPERGGQTEDPYFFYYRGKFHCLIRDMGNYDWYSGLYLASEDGLNWGEYQRGHHKGDYYFDVCEKCRYERVQVLWKNGHPEYLFNALMRENDRHSGAALKINLDKLNE; the protein is encoded by the coding sequence ATGAAATTCATATTAATTACTTTTTTACTGCTCAGTTTTACAATAGTTTCAGCCCAACAAAAATCAATGCCCGAAGATTCGTGGCTAACCAAATGCCTAACCGATAGCGGAAAAATTATTCTGGAAAGTAAAGACAGTATAATCTGGGGGTGCGCACCCATATACGACGATGAGGGCAAAGTGCACGTTTATTATTCCACCTGGGCAAAAAACGAACATTGGCTAACCCACAGTAAAATTGCACATGCAGTGGCCGACCATCCCGAGGGGCCGTATAAGAAACTGGGTGTTGTACTCGATGGCCGCGAAGACAACTGGGACAAGCACACCATTCATAATCCACACATTCAGCGGGTTGATGGTTTGTACGTGATGCTTTACATTGGTAACGATACCACCCAACAGGAGAATTGGCGCGACCGGGCTAAAGCGGCTAATACCCAACGTGTGGGAATGGCCATTGCCAAATCGCCCTACGGCCCATGGAAGCGTTTTGATACACCAATTATCGATGTGTCGCCCGATAGCATGGCCTGGGATGGCTATTGCACCGTAAATCCGTCGTTTATGAAACACCCCAATGGCGAGTACTGGATTTACTATCGTTGTTGGGACAGGCGAAACGACGACCGCCGAAAAACCGGGGTTGCCATGGCAAAAAACATCGAAGGACCTTACCAAAAATATAAAGGAAATCCGATCATCGATTTTCCTGAACGTGGCGGACAAACCGAAGATCCTTACTTTTTTTATTACCGGGGAAAATTCCATTGCCTGATTCGCGATATGGGAAATTACGACTGGTACAGCGGTTTGTACCTTGCATCAGAAGATGGGCTGAACTGGGGAGAATACCAACGCGGCCATCACAAAGGCGATTATTATTTTGATGTGTGCGAAAAATGTCGTTACGAAAGAGTGCAGGTGTTGTGGAAAAACGGTCATCCGGAATACCTTTTTAATGCATTAATGCGCGAAAATGATCGCCACAGCGGGGCAGCGTTAAAAATTAATTTAGATAAACTGAACGAATAA
- a CDS encoding sulfatase, which yields MKYFSIIFLAILFFNSCTQTVSKPNIVWIFSDDHSYQTIGAYGGRLQGLNPTPNLDMLAAEGMRFNKCYVENSICAPSRAALLTGKMSHMNGKYTNTKRHPFNHDQQQFQKILQQNGYETAMIGKIHLDGNMQGFDYWEVLPGQGKYYNPEFITEEGQTNYKGRYVTEVITERALNWLKNGWSGQKPFMLMVHHKAPHRNWDPATQHMLKYEDIEIPEPDNLFDDYATKGTAVKEQELDIANSINLNRDLKAEGEMYANDPRFESRYEWMADNKPEGNELIKWKYQTYMKDYLRCIWSVDESVGEIMQALKDLDLDKNTIVCYSSDQGFYMGEHGWFDKRMMYEESFRTPLLVKWPGMVKPGSVNNDLVQNIDFAETFLDIAGAPIPENMQGKSIVPLLEGETPADWRQSLYYHYYEYPGAHAVRRHEGVANKEYKLIRFYGEDVPNGEEWEFFDLKNDPSEMTNIYGDPSTKSNIEEMKKELSRLREQYQVKE from the coding sequence ATGAAATACTTTTCGATAATATTTCTGGCAATACTTTTTTTCAATTCATGCACACAAACGGTGAGCAAGCCAAATATTGTCTGGATTTTTTCTGATGACCATTCGTACCAAACCATAGGAGCTTATGGCGGACGCTTGCAAGGTTTAAACCCAACACCAAACCTCGATATGCTGGCTGCCGAAGGTATGCGTTTCAATAAATGCTATGTGGAAAACTCAATTTGCGCACCCAGTCGTGCGGCTTTGCTTACCGGAAAAATGAGCCACATGAATGGTAAATATACCAATACCAAACGCCACCCTTTTAATCACGATCAACAGCAGTTTCAGAAAATTCTTCAGCAGAATGGTTACGAAACGGCCATGATCGGAAAAATCCACCTGGATGGAAATATGCAGGGGTTCGACTATTGGGAAGTGCTGCCGGGGCAGGGAAAATACTACAATCCTGAGTTTATTACCGAAGAGGGACAAACCAATTATAAAGGCCGTTATGTTACCGAAGTTATTACCGAACGTGCCTTAAACTGGTTAAAAAACGGCTGGTCGGGGCAAAAACCTTTTATGCTGATGGTGCACCACAAAGCGCCGCACCGAAACTGGGACCCCGCAACCCAACACATGCTGAAATACGAGGATATCGAAATTCCGGAACCGGATAATTTATTTGATGATTATGCCACAAAAGGTACCGCAGTAAAAGAACAGGAACTGGATATTGCAAACAGCATAAACCTAAACAGAGATCTGAAAGCGGAAGGCGAAATGTATGCGAACGATCCCCGGTTTGAAAGCCGTTACGAGTGGATGGCTGATAACAAACCGGAAGGTAATGAACTTATAAAATGGAAATACCAGACCTACATGAAAGATTACCTGCGCTGCATTTGGAGTGTTGATGAGAGTGTAGGCGAAATTATGCAAGCTTTAAAAGACCTTGATTTGGATAAAAACACGATTGTTTGCTACTCATCGGACCAGGGGTTTTACATGGGCGAGCATGGTTGGTTCGATAAACGAATGATGTACGAAGAGTCGTTCCGTACACCCTTGCTTGTTAAATGGCCCGGCATGGTAAAGCCGGGAAGTGTAAACAATGACCTGGTGCAAAATATCGATTTTGCCGAAACTTTCCTTGATATTGCCGGAGCACCAATTCCTGAGAATATGCAAGGGAAAAGCATTGTGCCACTGCTGGAAGGCGAAACACCTGCCGATTGGCGTCAATCGCTTTATTATCACTATTACGAATACCCGGGGGCACATGCTGTGCGTCGGCACGAAGGAGTAGCCAACAAAGAATATAAGTTGATTCGTTTTTATGGAGAAGACGTGCCGAACGGCGAAGAATGGGAGTTTTTTGATTTAAAAAATGATCCATCAGAAATGACAAACATTTACGGCGATCCTTCTACAAAAAGCAATATTGAAGAAATGAAAAAAGAACTGTCTCGTCTAAGAGAACAGTATCAGGTAAAAGAATAA
- a CDS encoding arylsulfatase codes for MKRIILITIALLVVSNSFAGGKKTPSKPNVILVLTDDQGIGDLGRHGNPYLKTPHLDKFYDEAVHMTDFHVSPLCTPTRGAIMTGRYPINNGAWATFKGRDALSKNALTMADVFRQNGYKTGMFGKWHLGDNYPVRPTDCGFDVAIHHKAGGVGELSDYWGNTYFDDTYFVNNEPQKFKGYCTDVWFSEAMKFIEENKDEPFFIYLPTNAPHSPLIVDEKYAAPYKALEGEKIQSANYLGMIANIDENFGKLDMYLNENNLADNTILIFMTDNGTQYGFNYEEGMGHNHGFRGNKHSKLEGGHRVPFLIRWPNGKVEGCRDVNELAAHVDLIPTLAALCGIKIPDNMPLDGIDFSSLLTSKNSTLEERTVFIHHRQDWRQPHDVKQTCVLKENWRLVNGSELYDIENDRLQLNNIAAQHPDIVSSLLNDNERFLKITKANPEYSELPANVVGSKVQNEITLTIQHAIGEGSGIWKPEQVAEGIKNSNNTHALEVERAGNYEIRCCRWPKECPGAVWGIPANNPKNAYTYQTIKPQKVRISIANQMFEKEIKGDEEAVSFKVKLMPGKTLLVNDFIEGKEKYGVYYTYIKYLGE; via the coding sequence ATGAAAAGAATTATATTAATAACCATTGCGCTGCTTGTTGTAAGCAATAGTTTTGCCGGTGGTAAAAAAACTCCGTCAAAACCCAATGTCATCCTGGTACTAACCGACGATCAGGGCATTGGGGATTTGGGGCGTCATGGAAATCCATACCTGAAAACACCCCATCTCGACAAGTTTTACGACGAAGCGGTTCATATGACCGATTTTCATGTAAGTCCGCTGTGCACACCAACACGTGGAGCCATAATGACCGGACGCTACCCAATAAATAATGGCGCCTGGGCAACCTTTAAAGGCCGCGATGCATTATCAAAAAATGCTCTTACTATGGCCGATGTGTTTAGGCAAAACGGCTATAAAACCGGAATGTTTGGGAAATGGCATTTAGGCGATAACTATCCGGTTCGTCCTACCGATTGTGGTTTTGATGTGGCTATTCATCATAAAGCCGGTGGCGTTGGCGAATTGTCAGATTATTGGGGGAATACTTATTTTGACGACACTTATTTCGTAAACAATGAACCGCAAAAGTTTAAAGGATATTGTACGGATGTTTGGTTTTCGGAGGCAATGAAATTTATTGAAGAGAACAAGGACGAACCTTTTTTTATCTATCTGCCAACCAATGCACCGCATTCTCCATTGATTGTTGACGAAAAATATGCGGCTCCTTATAAAGCCTTGGAAGGAGAGAAAATCCAAAGTGCAAACTACCTGGGAATGATTGCTAACATAGACGAAAATTTTGGGAAACTCGATATGTACTTAAATGAGAATAATCTTGCTGATAACACCATCCTTATTTTTATGACCGACAACGGAACTCAGTACGGGTTTAATTATGAAGAAGGAATGGGGCACAACCACGGTTTTCGGGGAAACAAACACAGTAAACTGGAAGGTGGACACCGTGTACCATTTCTAATTCGTTGGCCAAACGGCAAAGTTGAAGGTTGCCGCGATGTTAATGAACTTGCTGCCCATGTTGATTTAATTCCAACGTTGGCAGCTTTATGTGGCATTAAAATTCCGGATAATATGCCTTTAGATGGCATTGATTTTTCATCGCTGCTAACCTCAAAAAACTCCACGCTTGAAGAGCGAACAGTATTTATACACCACCGGCAGGACTGGCGGCAACCGCACGATGTGAAACAAACCTGTGTTCTGAAAGAAAACTGGCGCCTGGTTAACGGCAGCGAGTTATATGATATTGAAAACGATCGTTTACAGTTGAATAACATTGCAGCACAACATCCTGACATTGTTAGCAGCTTACTTAACGACAACGAACGTTTTTTAAAAATTACAAAAGCGAATCCCGAATACAGCGAGTTGCCTGCCAACGTAGTGGGTAGCAAAGTTCAAAACGAAATTACTTTAACCATTCAGCATGCCATTGGTGAAGGCTCCGGAATTTGGAAACCTGAACAGGTGGCAGAAGGAATAAAGAATAGTAACAACACACATGCCCTTGAGGTTGAACGTGCCGGGAATTACGAAATTCGCTGTTGCCGCTGGCCAAAAGAGTGCCCGGGGGCCGTATGGGGGATACCTGCAAACAATCCGAAAAACGCCTATACTTACCAAACCATTAAACCGCAAAAAGTGCGGATTTCAATTGCCAACCAAATGTTTGAAAAAGAGATCAAGGGCGACGAAGAAGCCGTTAGTTTTAAGGTGAAGCTTATGCCTGGAAAAACCTTGTTGGTAAACGATTTTATTGAAGGAAAAGAAAAATATGGAGTGTATTACACTTACATAAAATATTTGGGAGAATAA